The following coding sequences are from one Eucalyptus grandis isolate ANBG69807.140 chromosome 11, ASM1654582v1, whole genome shotgun sequence window:
- the LOC104426790 gene encoding probable galacturonosyltransferase-like 7, whose amino-acid sequence MLWILRFSGFFSAAMVMVVLSPSFQSFSPAVATRSSRLDGGGGGLRFPADDASAALGSPERFAFRRASAFRNADECSSVDASILGGTSVCDPNLVHVAITLDLEYLRGSIAAVHSILQHAKCPESIFFHFLVSETRLETLVRSTFPQLKFEVYYFDPEIVRDLISTSVRQALEQPLNYARNYLADLLEPCVSRVIYLDSDLVVVDDISKLWSTGLGSRTIGAPEYCHANFTKYFTEGFWSNSRLAGAFAGRTPCYFNTGVMVIDLTKWRRVGYTRRIERWMEIQKRDRIYELGSLPPFLLVFAGHVAPIEHRWNQHGLGGDNVRGSCRDLHPGPVSLLHWSGSGKPWLRLDSREACPLDLLWAPYDLYGHSH is encoded by the coding sequence ATGCTCTGGATTCTGCGGTTCTCCGGCTTCTTCTCCGCCGCGATGGTCATGGTCGTCCTCTCCCCGTCTTTCCAGTCGTtctcccccgccgtcgccacTCGCTCCTCCCGcctcgacggcggcggcggcggcctcaGGTTCCCGGCGGACGACGCCTCCGCCGCCCTCGGCTCGCCCGAGCGGTTCGCGTTCCGGAGAGCCTCCGCATTCCGCAATGCCGATGAATGCAGCTCCGTCGACGCCTCGATATTGGGTGGAACCAGCGTCTGCGATCCCAACCTGGTCCACGTCGCGATTACTCTCGATCTGGAGTACCTGCGCGGGTCAATCGCGGCGGTGCATTCGATTCTGCAGCACGCCAAGTGCCCCGAGAGCATTTTCTTCCACTTCCTGGTGTCGGAGACCAGACTCGAAACCCTAGTGCGGTCCACCTTCCCGCAGTTGAAGTTCGAGGTGTATTACTTCGATCCGGAGATCGTGCGGGACTTGATCTCGACCTCAGTGAGGCAAGCGCTCGAACAGCCTCTCAATTACGCGAGGAATTACTTGGCTGATCTGCTCGAGCCCTGCGTGAGCAGGGTGATTTACTTGGATTCCGATTTGGTGGTCGTCGACGACATCTCGAAGCTGTGGTCGACCGGCCTGGGCTCGAGGACTATCGGCGCGCCGGAGTACTGCCATGCGAACTTCACGAAGTACTTCACGGAGGGCTTCTGGTCTAACTCGCGCCTCGCCGGCGCGTTCGCCGGCCGGACACCGTGCTACTTCAACACGGGGGTGATGGTGATAGACCTGACCAAGTGGCGGCGCGTGGGGTACACGAGGAGGATCGAGCGGTGGATGGAGATCCAGAAGCGGGATCGCATCTACGAGCTCGGCTCGCTGCCGCCGTTCCTCCTGGTCTTCGCCGGGCACGTGGCGCCAATCGAGCACCGGTGGAACCAGCACGGGCTAGGTGGTGACAACGTCAGGGGCAGCTGTCGGGACCTGCATCCCGGCCCGGTCAGCCTCCTGCATTGGTCCGGCTCCGGCAAGCCGTGGCTCCGGCTCGACTCGAGAGAGGCGTGCCCGTTGGACTTGCTCTGGGCGCCCTACGATTTGTACGGACACTCCCACTGA
- the LOC104427978 gene encoding COBRA-like protein 7, with translation MAFNHFIIVSVVAFLALLDASVSQNLGPPAASGCNGIFLSYNYTGGFPIPPNDTANQPYRFQSTLNVVNNGLDELRSWQVFVGFQHGEILVSSDQAILADGTSLPAKVGNNGTFLAGFPKTDLKTAVETAGDPTQTTVQVQLVGTEFGVGAPGVPLPASLYLANDGYSCPNYTMEGNTTMNLCCTRNPSSTSNSTLGDGFLPRQEGDLIIMYDVIKSFSTDYWAQVTISNHNPLGRLNNWQLSWDWARDEFIFAMRGAYPTLVDTTDCLFGRQGQHYQDLDFSSALNCERRPTIMDLPPSRANDTNLGSVPFCCRNGTILSALTDPDKSKSTFLMHVYKMPPDLNRTALAPPVNWQINGTMSSNYQCGQPIPVSPSDFPDPTGLPSETMAISSWQVVCNLTRPRENPKCCVSFSAFYNDSVVPCNTCACGCNNVPSNTCRATAPALLLRPETLLIPFENRTKEALAWSKVNRWPVPDPLPCGDNCGVSINWHLLSDYRNGWTARISVFNWGDEGFADWSVAAELDRSGAGFQEAYSFNGTLLGDYNNTILLKGLQDFNYLLAEKNGSNPRKDPPVPGSQQSVILFSKKETPGVNLVAGDGFPTKVLFNGEECAIPRILPSSGHKMSASASETAVVFSLVTLLVLLFWH, from the exons ATGGCCTTCAATCACTTCATCATCGTCTCCGTCGTCGCCTTCCTCGCTTTGCTCGACGCTTCGGTATCGCAGAACCTCGGACCCCCGGCGGCCAGTGGGTGCAACGGCATATTCTTGTCCTACAACTACACCGGCGGTTTCCCAATCCCTCCGAACGACACCGCCAACCAGCCATACCGCTTCCAATCCACCTTGAATGTGGTCAATAACGGCCTCGACGAGCTCAGGTCATGGCAG GTGTTCGTTGGGTTCCAACATGGTGAGATATTGGTCTCTTCAGACCAAGCTATCTTAGCCGATGGCACTTCCTTGCCTGCCAAAGTGGGGAACAATGGGACCTTTCTGGCCGGCTTTCCGAAGACCGACCTGAAGACGGCAGTCGAGACGGCGGGCGACCCGACCCAGACAACAGTTCAGGTGCAGTTGGTAGGTACTGAGTTTGGTGTCGGGGCTCCGGGAGTTCCTCTGCCAGCGAGCCTCTATCTCGCTAACGATGGATATTCGTGTCCCAATTATACTATGGAAG GTAACACTACTATGAACCTGTGCTGCACCAGAAATCCATCATCGACCTCCAACTCGACGCTTGGCGATGGCTTCCTGCCGCGCCAGGAAGGTGACCTCATCATAATGTACGACGTGATCAAGTCCTTCAGCACCGATTACTGGGCGCAGGTCACGATTTCTAACCACAATCCTCTCGGCCGTCTCAACAATTGGCAATTGAGCTGGGATTGGGCGAGGGACGAGTTCATCTTCGCCATGAGAGGAGCTTATCCAACTTTGGTCGATACAACGGATTGTCTCTTCGGTAGGCAGGGCCAGCACTACCAGGACCTCGACTTCTCGTCAGCATTGAACTGCGAAAGGCGGCCCACGATCATGGACCTGCCACCTTCTCGAGCGAATGACACCAATCTCGGGTCGGTTCCGTTCTGCTGTCGAAACGGCACGATCCTATCTGCATTGACAGACCCAGACAAGTCCAAATCCACGTTCCTAATGCACGTGTACAAGATGCCGCCGGACCTGAACAGGACGGCATTGGCTCCACCTGTGAACTGGCAAATCAATGGCACGATGAGCTCAAACTACCAATGTGGGCAGCCGATCCCCGTCAGCCCTAGTGATTTCCCAGACCCCACTGGGCTGCCCTCCGAGACTATGGCGATCTCGAGCTGGCAAGTGGTGTGCAACCTCACCAGGCCTAGAGAGAATCCTAAGTGTTGTGTGTCCTTCTCTGCTTTTTACAATGATTCAGTGGTTCCTTGCAACACTTGTGCTTGTGGATGCAACAATGTCCCTAGCAACACTTGCAGAGCCACGGCACCGGCGCTCCTCCTGCGGCCTGAGACGCTCCTCATCCCATTTGAGAACCGGACCAAGGAAGCCCTGGCGTGGAGCAAGGTGAACCGGTGGCCGGTGCCCGACCCTTTGCCATGTGGGGACAATTGCGGGGTCAGCATCAACTGGCACTTGCTCTCGGATTACCGGAACGGGTGGACGGCAAGGATCAGCGTCTTCAACTGGGGTGATGAGGGCTTTGCCGACTGGTCCGTGGCTGCGGAGCTTGACAGGTCGGGGGCCGGGTTCCAAGAGGCCTACTCATTCAACGGGACCCTTTTGGGTGACTACAACAATACCATACTTTTAAAAGGCCTCCAAGATTTCAATTATCTCCTTGCAGAGAAGAACGGGTCGAACCCGAGGAAGGATCCACCGGTCCCTGGCTCGCAGCAGTCGGTGATCCTGTTCTCGAAGAAGGAGACGCCCGGCGTGAATCTGGTCGCGGGAGATGGATTCCCAACAAAGGTGTTGTTCAACGGGGAGGAATGTGCGATCCCAAGAATACTTCCCTCCAGTGGTCACAAGATGAGTGCGAGTGCAAGTGAAACTGCCGTTGTTTTTAGCCTGGTGACCTTGCTAGTTCTCTTGTTCTGGCATTGA
- the LOC104426789 gene encoding uncharacterized protein LOC104426789, with product MSNSRFARRDCLEPTRVHPDSRFYNPPPVRRHQEQRRHQEQQQLLQQQQQQQQLLQKQLQKQSRIDSAEAEARPDSSDESALSRPNSVCSSSPPRTPNLTNLDRLMDSVTPSVRAHPPELRSRRLRTREADPHPYYFLEDLWESFKEWSVFGVGVPLLLTGGEPVKQYYVPSLSGIQLYIDPLRPRRTGEDSDAETSRETSSAGSSDCEVERRGKGIVDASWNQHNLINSNSQKMNRLTLREKPLVSSSSDEADIGNSSGTLLFEYLEQEQPHHRKPFYDKVSILASQFPDLKRYRSCDILPSSWICVAWYPIYRIPVGPTLQNFDASFLSFHPLSTHSRSKFEPQLHVSSGRRARGVSTPSKFSLPAFGLASYKLGGSILTPNGPHESQQANYLLQAADDWLRRLQVSLPDYQFFVSHNTQWR from the exons ATGTCCAACTCCCGATTCGCGCGCCGCGATTGCCTAGAACCGACTCGGGTCCACCCGGATAGCCGGTTCTACAACCCGCCCCCCGTCCGGCGCCACCAGGAGCAGCGGCGCCACcaggagcagcagcagctcctgcagcagcagcagcagcagcagcagctgctgCAGAAGCAGCTCCAGAAGCAGTCCCGGATCGACTCGGCCGAGGCGGAGGCCCGCCCTGACTCCTCGGACGAGTCGGCATTGTCGCGGCCGAACTCGGTCTGCTCGTCCTCGCCCCCCAGGACCCCGAATTTGACCAATTTGGATCGTCTCATGGATTCCGTCACGCCCTCGGTCCGGGCTCACCCGCCTGAG TTGAGATCGAGGCGTTTGCGAACACGTGAAGCTGATCCACACCCTTATTATTTTCTTGAGGATTTATGGGAATCTTTTAAAGAGTGGAGTGTCTTTGGAGTTGGAGTGCCTCTACTGTTGACTGGGGGTGAGCCTGTGAAGCAGTATTATGTTCCATCATTATCTGGTATTCAGTTGTACATAGATCCTCTTAGACCAAG GAGAACGGGTGAAGACAGTGATGCTGAGACATCGAGAGAGACAAGCAGTGCTGGCAGCAGTGACTGTGAAGTGGAAAGAAGAGGGAAGGGTATTGTTGATGCATCATGGAATCAACACAATCTTATTAATTCAAACTCGCAGAAGATGAATAGACTGACATTAAGAGAGAAGCCTCTCGTGAGTTCATCGAGTGATGAAGCAGATATTGGCAATTCCTCTGGGACGCTATTATTTGAGTATTTGGAGCAAGAGCAGCCTCATCATCGCAAACCTTTTTATGACAAG GTTTCAATTCTCGCATCTCAGTTTCCTGACCTAAAAAGATACAGAAGCTGCGATATATTGCCTTCAAGTTGGATTTGTGTCGCATG GTATCCAATATATAGAATACCCGTCGGCCCCACTCTGCAGAATTTTGATGCATCCTTTCTATCATTTCATCCTTTGTCAACGCACTCAAgaa GCAAATTCGAGCCACAGCTTCATGTTTCAAGTGGCAGAAGGGCCCGTGGAGTTAGCACACCCTCTAAGTTTTCTCTTCCTGCTTTCGGTCTCGCTTCCTATAAACTAGGAGGCTCAATTTTAACTCCTAATGGACCACATGAATCCCAGCAGGCGAACTATCTCTTGCAAGCTGCTGATGATTGGCTCCGGCGGCTGCAGGTTTCTCTTCCAGATTACCAGTTCTTTGTCTCCCACAACACACAGTGGAGATAA